From Pseudorca crassidens isolate mPseCra1 chromosome 7, mPseCra1.hap1, whole genome shotgun sequence, a single genomic window includes:
- the SURF6 gene encoding surfeit locus protein 6 yields MASLLAKDAYLQSLAKKICSQPSPEPQKRKSAGKTQVSEAAGPPKKKRKRAQKKSREREEKAAEPKAQAPVEKSQARTPVAAKEKEDEARSSTGAPADGLVSEPGSLFALDVLRQRLHEKIREARGQGSAKELSPAALEKRRRRKQERDRKKRKRRELRAKEKAAEALEGVEAAEPPPEAPHEEAQAQSGLLFNKVEVSEEEPGSKAQRRKEKRQKLKGNLTPLTGRNYRQLLERLQARQARLEELRDQDAGQARELEAKMQWTNLLYKAEGVKIRDDEHLLQEALKRKEKRRAQRQRAWEKRTAHVLGKMQQRQDRRRQNLRKKKAARAERRLEKARKKGRILPQDLERAGLV; encoded by the exons ATGGCTTCTCTGCTTGCGAAGGACGCCTACCTGCAGAGTCTGGCCAAGAAGAtctgctcccagcccagccccgagccACAGAAGCGCAAGTCGG CTGGCAAAACTCAAGTCTCAGAAGCTGCTGGGCCccccaaaaagaagagaaagagagcacAGAAGAAATCCCGGGAGCGGGAGGAGAAGGCTGCAGAACCCAAGGCCCAGGCCCCTGTGGAGAAGTCTCAAGCCAGGACACCAGTGGCAGCCAAGGAGAAAGAGGATGAGGCCCGCAGCTCGACCGGGGCCCCTGCGG ATGGCCTGGTCAGTGAGCCTGGCTCGCTGTTTGCCTTGGACGTTCTGCGGCAGCGCCTGCATGAGAAGATCCGGGAGGCGCGGGGCCAG GGCAGCGCCAAGGAGTTGTCTCCAGCTGCTTTGGAGAAAAGACGCCGGAGGAAGCAGGAGCGCGACCGGAAGAAGAGGAAGCGGAGGGAACTGAGAGCAAAGGAGAAGGCGGCTGAGGCCCTCGAGGGGGTGGAGGCCGCCGAGCCGCCGCCCGAGGCGCCCCACGAGGAGGCGCAGGCCCAGTCGGGGCTGCTCTTCAACAAG GTGGAGGTGAGCGAGGAGGAGCCGGGCAGCAAGGCCCAGCGTaggaaggagaagaggcagaagctGAAGGGGAACCTGACGCCGCTGACGGGCAGGAACTACCGGCAGCTACTGGAGCGCCTGCAGGCGCGGCAGGCCCGGCTGGAGGAGCTGCGGGACCAGGACGCGGGCCAGGCCCGGGAGCTCGAGGCCAAGATGCAGTGGACCAACCTGCTGTACAAGGCCGAGGGCGTGAAGATCCGCGACGACGAGCACCTGCTGCAGGAGGCCCTGAAGCGCAAGGAGAAGCGGCGGGCGCAGCGGCAGCGCGCATGGGAGAAGCGCACGGCGCACGTGCTGGGGAAGATGCAGCAGCGGCAGGACAGGCGGCGGCAGAACCTGCGCAAGAAGAAGGCGGCCAGGGCCGAGCGGCGCCTGGAGAAGGCTCGCAAGAAGGGCCGCATCCTGCCCCAGGACCTGGAGCGGGCCGGCCTGGTCTGA
- the MED22 gene encoding mediator of RNA polymerase II transcription subunit 22 isoform X2, whose product MAQQRALPQSKETLLQSYNKRLKDDVKSIMDNFTEIIKTAKIEDETQVSRATQGEQDNYEMHVRAANIVRAGESLMKLVSDLKQFLILNDFPSVNEAIDERSQQLRALQEECDRKLIALRDEVSTDLYELEEEYYSSSSSLCEANDLPLCEAYWRLDLDTDSADGLSVPLPATPEPSAGPLQAAAPAHSHAGGPGPAEHA is encoded by the exons ATGGCCCAGCAGAGAGCCCTGCCGCAAAGCAAGGAGACGCTGCTGCAGTCTTACAACAAGCGACTCAAGGATGATGTCAAGTCCATCATGGACAACTTCACCGAGATCATCAAGACCGCCAAG ATCGAGGACGAGACGCAGGTGTCAAGGGCCACTCAGGGCGAGCAAGATAATTACGAGATGCACGTGCGAGCCGCCAACATC GTCCGAGCCGGCGAGTCCCTGATGAAGCTGGTGTCCGACCTCAAGCAGTTCCTCATCCTCAACGACTTCCCGTCGGTGAATGAGGCCATTGACGAGCGCAGCCAGCAGCTGCGAGCTCTGCAGGAGGAGTGTGACCGGAAGCTCATCGCCCTGCGGGATGAGGTCTCCACAGACCTCTACGAGCTGGAGGAGGAGTATTACTCGTCCAG CTCAAGTCTTTGCGAAGCTAATGATCTGCCTCTGTGTGAAGCTTACTGGAGGCTGGACCTCGACACAGACTCCGCCGACGGCCTCTCAGTCCCTCTGCCGGCGACCCCGGAGCCCAGTGCTGGCCCCCTGCAGGCTGCAGCCCCTGCCCACTCCCACGCCGGTGGCCCCGGCCCCGCAGAGCACGCCTGA
- the MED22 gene encoding mediator of RNA polymerase II transcription subunit 22 isoform X1: MAQQRALPQSKETLLQSYNKRLKDDVKSIMDNFTEIIKTAKFPLHRRVLVMTGGVYLCKAVTMGIIASARRQGEKPGKASQIEDETQVSRATQGEQDNYEMHVRAANIVRAGESLMKLVSDLKQFLILNDFPSVNEAIDERSQQLRALQEECDRKLIALRDEVSTDLYELEEEYYSSSSSLCEANDLPLCEAYWRLDLDTDSADGLSVPLPATPEPSAGPLQAAAPAHSHAGGPGPAEHA; the protein is encoded by the exons ATGGCCCAGCAGAGAGCCCTGCCGCAAAGCAAGGAGACGCTGCTGCAGTCTTACAACAAGCGACTCAAGGATGATGTCAAGTCCATCATGGACAACTTCACCGAGATCATCAAGACCGCCAAG tttcccctgcaTCGTAGGGTCCTTGTGATGACTGGAGGAGTTTATCTGTGTAAAGCGGTTACCATGGGGATTATTGCGAGCGCACGCCGTCAGGGAGAGAAGCCGGGGAAGGCCTCCCAG ATCGAGGACGAGACGCAGGTGTCAAGGGCCACTCAGGGCGAGCAAGATAATTACGAGATGCACGTGCGAGCCGCCAACATC GTCCGAGCCGGCGAGTCCCTGATGAAGCTGGTGTCCGACCTCAAGCAGTTCCTCATCCTCAACGACTTCCCGTCGGTGAATGAGGCCATTGACGAGCGCAGCCAGCAGCTGCGAGCTCTGCAGGAGGAGTGTGACCGGAAGCTCATCGCCCTGCGGGATGAGGTCTCCACAGACCTCTACGAGCTGGAGGAGGAGTATTACTCGTCCAG CTCAAGTCTTTGCGAAGCTAATGATCTGCCTCTGTGTGAAGCTTACTGGAGGCTGGACCTCGACACAGACTCCGCCGACGGCCTCTCAGTCCCTCTGCCGGCGACCCCGGAGCCCAGTGCTGGCCCCCTGCAGGCTGCAGCCCCTGCCCACTCCCACGCCGGTGGCCCCGGCCCCGCAGAGCACGCCTGA
- the RPL7A gene encoding large ribosomal subunit protein eL8 isoform X2 has protein sequence MPKGKKAKGKKVAPAPAVVKKQEAKKVVNPLFEKRPKNFGIGQDIQPKRDLTRFVKWPRYIRLQRQRAILYKRLKVPPAVNQFTQALDRQTATQLLKLAHKYRPETKQVKKQRLLARAEKKAAGKGDVPTKRPPVLRAGVNTVTTLVENKKAQLVVIAHDVDPIELVVFLPALCRKMGVPYCIIKGKARLGRLVHRKTCTTVAFTQVNSEDKGALAKLVEAIRTNYNDRYDEIRRHWGGNILGPKSVARIAKLEKAKAKELATKLG, from the exons ATG CCGAAGGGAAAGAAGGCCAAGGGCAAGAAGGTGGCCCCGGCCCCCGCGGTGGTGAAGAAGCAGGAGGCCAAGAAGGTGGTCAACCCCTTGTTCGAGAAAAGGCCCAAGAATTTTGGCATTG GACAGGACATCCAGCCCAAAAGGGACCTCACCCGCTTTGTCAAATGGCCCCGCTACATCCGCCTGCAGCGGCAAAGGGCCATCCTCTATAAGCGGCTGAAAGTGCCTCCCGCCGTTAACCAGTTCACCCAGGCCTTGGACCGCCAAACAG CTACTCAGCTGCTTAAGCTGGCCCACAAGTACAGACCAGAGACAAAGCAAGTGAAGAAGCAGCGGTTGCTGGCCCGAGCTGAGAAGAAAGCTGCAGGCAAAGGGGATGTCCCCACCAAGAGGCCACCTGTCCTCCGAGCAG GGGTTAATACTGTCACCACCTTGGTGGAGAACAAGAAGGCTCAGCTGGTGGTAATCGCACATGACGTGGATCCCATCGAG CTGGTGGTTTTCCTGCCTGCCCTGTGCCGTAAGATGGGGGTTCCCTACTGCATCATCAAGGGCAAGGCCCGGCTGGGACGTCTGGTCCACAGGAAGACCTGCACCACAGTGGCCTTCACACAAGTCAACTC GGAAGACAAAGGTGCTCTGGCTAAGCTGGTGGAAGCCATCAGGACCAATTACAACGACAGATATGACGAG ATCCGCCGTCACTGGGGAGGCAACATCCTGGGTCCCAAATCAGTGGCTCGCATCGccaagctggaaaaggcaaaggccAAAGAACTGGCCACCAAACTGGGCTAA
- the RPL7A gene encoding large ribosomal subunit protein eL8 isoform X1 gives MLAFGSGLYPLPSFSRRDCAGIPPRPSPKGKKAKGKKVAPAPAVVKKQEAKKVVNPLFEKRPKNFGIGQDIQPKRDLTRFVKWPRYIRLQRQRAILYKRLKVPPAVNQFTQALDRQTATQLLKLAHKYRPETKQVKKQRLLARAEKKAAGKGDVPTKRPPVLRAGVNTVTTLVENKKAQLVVIAHDVDPIELVVFLPALCRKMGVPYCIIKGKARLGRLVHRKTCTTVAFTQVNSEDKGALAKLVEAIRTNYNDRYDEIRRHWGGNILGPKSVARIAKLEKAKAKELATKLG, from the exons ATGCTGGCTTTCGGATCCGGGCTCTATCCGCTGCCATCCTTCTCGAGGCGTGACTGCGCAGGGATCCCTCCACGGCCCAGC CCGAAGGGAAAGAAGGCCAAGGGCAAGAAGGTGGCCCCGGCCCCCGCGGTGGTGAAGAAGCAGGAGGCCAAGAAGGTGGTCAACCCCTTGTTCGAGAAAAGGCCCAAGAATTTTGGCATTG GACAGGACATCCAGCCCAAAAGGGACCTCACCCGCTTTGTCAAATGGCCCCGCTACATCCGCCTGCAGCGGCAAAGGGCCATCCTCTATAAGCGGCTGAAAGTGCCTCCCGCCGTTAACCAGTTCACCCAGGCCTTGGACCGCCAAACAG CTACTCAGCTGCTTAAGCTGGCCCACAAGTACAGACCAGAGACAAAGCAAGTGAAGAAGCAGCGGTTGCTGGCCCGAGCTGAGAAGAAAGCTGCAGGCAAAGGGGATGTCCCCACCAAGAGGCCACCTGTCCTCCGAGCAG GGGTTAATACTGTCACCACCTTGGTGGAGAACAAGAAGGCTCAGCTGGTGGTAATCGCACATGACGTGGATCCCATCGAG CTGGTGGTTTTCCTGCCTGCCCTGTGCCGTAAGATGGGGGTTCCCTACTGCATCATCAAGGGCAAGGCCCGGCTGGGACGTCTGGTCCACAGGAAGACCTGCACCACAGTGGCCTTCACACAAGTCAACTC GGAAGACAAAGGTGCTCTGGCTAAGCTGGTGGAAGCCATCAGGACCAATTACAACGACAGATATGACGAG ATCCGCCGTCACTGGGGAGGCAACATCCTGGGTCCCAAATCAGTGGCTCGCATCGccaagctggaaaaggcaaaggccAAAGAACTGGCCACCAAACTGGGCTAA
- the SURF1 gene encoding LOW QUALITY PROTEIN: surfeit locus protein 1 (The sequence of the model RefSeq protein was modified relative to this genomic sequence to represent the inferred CDS: inserted 2 bases in 1 codon), which produces MARRARSGRPNVARTTWARAGPGGAPEADASRSRKRAPGRGXMAAAGLGSLLRAARTGPAPARAVRRSALGVISRPGLVWRPSRCGSSSAEATAAKTEDDSFLQWFLLLIPVTAFGLGTWQVQRRKWKLQLIAELESRVMAEPIPLPADPMELQKLEYRPVKVRGHFDHSKELYLMPRTMVDPAREAGRLSSAAESGAYVVTPFHCTALGVTILVNRGFVPRKKMNPDTRRKGQVEGEVDLVGMVRLSETRKPFVPENNPARNHWHYRDLEAMARLTGAEPIFIDADFKSTVPGGPIGGQTRVTLRNEHMQYIITWYGLCAATSYLWFKKFLSRTPGV; this is translated from the exons ATGGCTCGGCGCGCGCGGAGCGGGAGGCCGAACGTCGCTCGAACCACGTGGGCCCGGGCGGGGCCGGGCGGCGCCCCGGAAGCAGACGCCTCCAGATCCCGGAAGCGCGCGCCCGGGCGGGG GATGGCGGCGGCGGGGCTGGGGTCGCTGCTGCGGGCGGCGCGCACGGGGCCG GCCCCGGCCCGCGCCGTCCGGAGGAGCGCCCTTGGGGTCATCTCGCGCCCAG GGTTGGTCTGGAGGCCCAGCAGGTGTGGCAGCTCTTCAGCCGAAGCAACTGCCGCCAAAACGGAAGACGACTCCTTCCTCCAGTGGTTTCTGCTTCTCATACCTGTGACTGCCTTTGGCCTGGGGACGTGGCAG GTCCAGCGCCGGAAGTGGAAGCTACAGCTGATCGCAGAACTAGAGTCTAGAGTTATGGCCGAGCCCATCCCGCTGCCCGCAGA CCCGATGGAACTGCAGAAACTGGAGTACCGGCCGGTGAAGGTCAGGGGGCACTTTGACCACTCTAAAGAGCTGTACCTGATGCCCCGGACCATGGTGGACCCGGCCCGGGAGGCCGGCCGGCTCTCGTCGGCGGCTGAGAGTGGTGCCTACGTGGTCACTCCCTTCCACTGCACTGCCCTGGG AGTCACCATCCTGGTAAATAGAGGGTTTGTGcccaggaagaaaatgaatccagATACACGGCGCAAAGGCCAG GTTGAGGGAGAAGTGGACCTAGTCGGGATGGTGAGGCTGTCGGAGACCAGGAAGCCCTTTGTTCCCGAGAACAATCCCGCGAGGAACCACTGGCATTACCGGGACCTGGAGGCCATGGCCCGGCTCACAGGCGCAGAGCCCATCTTCATAGATGCCGACTTCA AGAGCACAGTCCCTGGAGGACCCATTGGAGGGCAGACCAGAGTGACCCTGAGGAACGAGCACATGCAGTACATCATCACCTG GTACGGACTCTGCGCGGCCACCTCGTACCTGTGGTTTAAGAAATTCCTAAGCCGGACTCCTGGTGTGTGA
- the SURF2 gene encoding surfeit locus protein 2 isoform X2 — translation MIEPPADVCAFLREHPSLRLEPGARKVRCALTGHELPCRLPELQVYTRGKKYRRLVRASPAFDYAEFEPHIVPSTKNPHQLFCKLTLRHINKSPEHVLRHTQGQRYQRALQKYEECQKQRVEFVPACAGGRRGRRGARQDSGEPPRPRAAFWEPPSSDDGAAPSDSDDSMTDLYPPELFTKKDLGGTEHGDSTDDFLTGDEDEKPRRRRETGPGDSEAAGRERVPKRGKQSGSLRKKSKSHHRKPKSFSSFKQSG, via the exons ATGATCGAGCCGCCGGCCGACGTATGCGCCTTCCTGCGGGAGCATCCGAGCCTGCGGCTGGAGCCCGGCGCCCGCAAG GTGAGGTGCGCTCTGACAGGCCACGAGCTGCCCTGCCGCCTGCCGGAGCTCCAGGTCTACACCCGCGGCAAGAAGTACCGGCGGCTGGTCCGCGCCTCCCCGGCCTTCGACTACGCCGAGTTCGAGCCACACATTGTGCCCAGCACCAAGAACCC GCACCAGCTGTTCTGCAAACTCACCCTGAGGCACATCAACAAGTCCCCGGAGCACGTGCTGAGGCACACCCAGGGCCAGCGGTACCAGAGGGCGCTGCAGAAAT ACGAGGAGTGCCAGAAGCAGCGCGTGGAGTTCGTGCCCGCCTGTGCCGGCGGCaggcgtgggaggaggggagCCCGGCAGGACAGTGGCGAGCCGCCCCGCCCTAGAGCAGCCTTCTGGGAACCCCCGTCCAGCGATGACGGCGCCGCCCCAAGTGACAGTGACGACAGCATGACAGACCTGTACCCAC CCGAGCTGTTCACCAAAAAGGACCTGGGAGGGACCGAGCATGGGGACAGCACCGACGACTTTCTGACAGGGGATGAGGACGAGAAGCCAAGACGCCGCAGAGAGACGGGCCCTGGGGACAGCGAGGCCGCGGGCCGGGAGCGGGTCCCCAAGCGCGGGAAG CAGTCCGGCTCGTTGAGAAAGAAGTCCAAGAGTCATCACCGCAAACCTAAGAGCTTCAGCTCTTTCAAACAGTCAGGTTAA
- the SURF2 gene encoding surfeit locus protein 2 isoform X1: protein MIEPPADVCAFLREHPSLRLEPGARKVRCALTGHELPCRLPELQVYTRGKKYRRLVRASPAFDYAEFEPHIVPSTKNPHQLFCKLTLRHINKSPEHVLRHTQGQRYQRALQKYEECQKQRVEFVPACAGGRRGRRGARQDSGEPPRPRAAFWEPPSSDDGAAPSDSDDSMTDLYPPELFTKKDLGGTEHGDSTDDFLTGDEDEKPRRRRETGPGDSEAAGRERVPKRGKKQSGSLRKKSKSHHRKPKSFSSFKQSG, encoded by the exons ATGATCGAGCCGCCGGCCGACGTATGCGCCTTCCTGCGGGAGCATCCGAGCCTGCGGCTGGAGCCCGGCGCCCGCAAG GTGAGGTGCGCTCTGACAGGCCACGAGCTGCCCTGCCGCCTGCCGGAGCTCCAGGTCTACACCCGCGGCAAGAAGTACCGGCGGCTGGTCCGCGCCTCCCCGGCCTTCGACTACGCCGAGTTCGAGCCACACATTGTGCCCAGCACCAAGAACCC GCACCAGCTGTTCTGCAAACTCACCCTGAGGCACATCAACAAGTCCCCGGAGCACGTGCTGAGGCACACCCAGGGCCAGCGGTACCAGAGGGCGCTGCAGAAAT ACGAGGAGTGCCAGAAGCAGCGCGTGGAGTTCGTGCCCGCCTGTGCCGGCGGCaggcgtgggaggaggggagCCCGGCAGGACAGTGGCGAGCCGCCCCGCCCTAGAGCAGCCTTCTGGGAACCCCCGTCCAGCGATGACGGCGCCGCCCCAAGTGACAGTGACGACAGCATGACAGACCTGTACCCAC CCGAGCTGTTCACCAAAAAGGACCTGGGAGGGACCGAGCATGGGGACAGCACCGACGACTTTCTGACAGGGGATGAGGACGAGAAGCCAAGACGCCGCAGAGAGACGGGCCCTGGGGACAGCGAGGCCGCGGGCCGGGAGCGGGTCCCCAAGCGCGGGAAG AAGCAGTCCGGCTCGTTGAGAAAGAAGTCCAAGAGTCATCACCGCAAACCTAAGAGCTTCAGCTCTTTCAAACAGTCAGGTTAA